In a genomic window of Synechococcus sp. MU1643:
- a CDS encoding Nif11-like leader peptide family natural product precursor: MSREALRDFLRALEHHQGLRRDAAQCSDDDQLLALARRHGFNVIQRDLCDDARESAITRWFETSWIQRSFQPIPSQSPPSQSPES, from the coding sequence ATGAGTCGCGAAGCTCTTCGAGACTTTCTGCGGGCTTTGGAGCATCACCAGGGCTTGCGGCGCGATGCGGCTCAATGCAGTGATGACGATCAACTTTTAGCCCTGGCACGCCGCCACGGGTTCAATGTGATCCAGCGGGATCTCTGCGATGACGCCCGGGAATCAGCCATCACCCGCTGGTTCGAGACCAGCTGGATCCAGCGCTCTTTCCAACCAATACCCTCTCAATCACCACCTTCTCAATCACCAGAGTCCTGA